A DNA window from Deltaproteobacteria bacterium contains the following coding sequences:
- a CDS encoding hemerythrin domain-containing protein — protein sequence MAKRHPALIPLSHDHHHGLALALRCRKHALGQLNPGDPAAMEACAAEAARFFGENLQTHFEAEETVLFPLMTSLEDSRELVARLESDHRKFRDMVARSSDAKEMRKFLFDFGDLLEQHIRSEERQLFAAFELYIPEADAERAGVEIDRVLRRNQPSGSDAKPDTP from the coding sequence ATGGCCAAACGACATCCCGCACTGATACCGCTCTCCCACGACCACCACCACGGCCTGGCGCTGGCACTGCGCTGCCGCAAGCACGCCCTCGGCCAGCTCAACCCCGGCGACCCGGCGGCCATGGAGGCATGCGCGGCTGAGGCGGCGCGCTTCTTCGGCGAGAACCTGCAAACCCATTTCGAGGCCGAAGAGACGGTGCTCTTTCCGCTGATGACAAGCCTTGAAGACTCTCGGGAGTTGGTGGCCCGGCTCGAAAGCGATCACCGGAAGTTCCGCGACATGGTCGCCCGGTCGAGCGACGCGAAGGAGATGCGGAAGTTCCTTTTCGACTTCGGCGACCTGCTGGAGCAGCACATCCGCAGCGAGGAGCGTCAGCTCTTCGCCGCCTTCGAGCTGTACATACCCGAGGCGGACGCCGAACGCGCCGGCGTGGAGATCGACCGAGTACTGAGGCGGAATCAGCCCTCCGGCTCGGACGCGAAACCCGACACCCCATGA
- a CDS encoding OsmC-related (seleno)protein, translating into MLTQLSRYGEMMKVKIDKARIHVTARFKNEGSVLRETVHAEGVGVETKLEVESDEPPERVAAVIRNSEQGCYIIQTIKSPTPVETHVTLNGADFDPSRK; encoded by the coding sequence CTGCTCACCCAGCTTTCCCGGTACGGGGAAATGATGAAGGTGAAGATCGACAAGGCGCGCATCCACGTGACCGCGCGCTTCAAGAACGAAGGCTCGGTGTTGCGGGAGACGGTGCATGCCGAGGGCGTCGGCGTCGAGACCAAGCTCGAGGTGGAGTCCGACGAGCCGCCGGAACGCGTGGCCGCGGTGATCCGCAACTCGGAGCAGGGCTGCTACATCATCCAGACGATCAAGAGTCCGACCCCGGTGGAAACGCACGTGACACTCAACGGAGCGGATTTCGATCCGA